A genomic window from Methanobacterium sp. BRmetb2 includes:
- a CDS encoding glutamate--tRNA ligase, which produces MNDLKSLVYKHALINAVKHKGKANEGAVIGSIMASNPEMRKNAGEIVKIAKTVVAQVNDMEPQHQKSELEKTGGKIADKKVEEKGLVDLPNVKGEVVLRFAPNPSGPLHIGHARAAILNNEYVKRYGGKLILRIEDTDPRRVDMDAYEMIPEDLHWLNVEWQDIVVQSDRIPIYYEYAELLIKKGAAYMCDCSGADFKRLKDSSQPCPCREMTVEDNLQRWFEMENMNEGDAVLRVKTDLNHKNPAIRDWVAMRIVEEEHPRIGSKYKIYPMMNFSVAVDDHLMGITHVLRGKDHLANSEKQKYLYGHFEWDVPEFIHYGRLKMEDIALSTSKARTGIEEGIYTGWDDPRLGTIRAIARRGIRPEAIHRLMIEIGVKIADSILSWKKIYGLNRNLLEKEANRYFFVEKPVKLSIKNLPESTKGIIKRALHPDFLDRGYRKIPFDGEVYIQMDDFKEGKILRLMDAVNIIIKDNEAVFHSVSFEDARKVNAQIIQWIPSNENLDATIVMPDASLIEGLAEPQCINLNEGDEAQFERFGFVRLDQKNSYKLNFYFTHK; this is translated from the coding sequence ATGAATGATCTTAAAAGTTTAGTATACAAACATGCACTGATAAATGCAGTTAAACATAAAGGAAAAGCCAATGAGGGGGCAGTAATTGGTTCTATCATGGCCTCCAATCCAGAAATGAGAAAAAATGCTGGTGAAATTGTCAAAATTGCTAAAACTGTGGTGGCCCAAGTGAATGATATGGAACCACAGCACCAAAAAAGTGAACTGGAAAAAACAGGGGGTAAGATCGCAGATAAGAAAGTGGAAGAAAAAGGATTGGTTGATCTTCCAAACGTTAAAGGAGAGGTTGTATTAAGATTTGCACCAAATCCCAGCGGACCATTGCATATTGGCCATGCCCGAGCGGCTATATTAAATAACGAATATGTAAAACGCTATGGCGGTAAATTAATACTTAGGATTGAGGATACAGATCCTCGCCGGGTAGATATGGATGCATATGAAATGATTCCTGAAGATCTTCACTGGTTAAATGTAGAATGGCAGGATATAGTGGTTCAAAGTGACCGGATCCCCATATACTATGAATACGCTGAACTTCTAATCAAGAAAGGTGCAGCATATATGTGTGACTGTTCTGGTGCTGATTTTAAGAGATTAAAAGATTCATCACAACCTTGTCCCTGCAGGGAAATGACTGTGGAAGATAACCTGCAGCGATGGTTTGAAATGGAGAATATGAATGAAGGCGATGCTGTTTTAAGAGTTAAAACTGACTTAAATCATAAAAATCCTGCTATAAGGGACTGGGTTGCTATGAGGATTGTAGAAGAAGAACACCCTCGTATAGGATCCAAATACAAGATATATCCTATGATGAACTTTTCTGTGGCTGTAGACGATCATCTCATGGGCATTACCCATGTATTGCGGGGAAAAGATCACCTGGCAAATTCTGAAAAACAAAAATATTTGTATGGGCATTTTGAATGGGATGTTCCTGAATTCATACATTATGGACGACTTAAAATGGAAGACATTGCATTAAGCACATCTAAAGCTCGTACTGGTATAGAGGAAGGGATCTACACTGGCTGGGATGATCCTCGTTTAGGGACCATAAGGGCCATAGCCCGTAGAGGAATCAGGCCAGAAGCAATCCACCGGTTGATGATCGAGATCGGTGTAAAAATAGCAGATTCAATATTAAGCTGGAAGAAAATATATGGATTAAACCGTAACCTATTAGAAAAAGAGGCTAATCGCTACTTTTTTGTTGAAAAACCAGTTAAATTGTCCATTAAAAATCTGCCAGAATCAACCAAGGGAATAATCAAACGAGCCTTGCATCCAGACTTTTTAGATCGAGGGTACCGTAAGATACCATTTGACGGAGAGGTTTACATCCAAATGGATGACTTTAAAGAGGGTAAAATCTTAAGATTGATGGATGCAGTAAATATCATAATTAAGGATAATGAGGCAGTTTTTCATAGTGTAAGTTTTGAAGATGCCCGCAAAGTTAATGCACAGATCATCCAGTGGATACCTTCAAACGAAAATTTGGATGCAACTATTGTCATGCCTGATGCAAGTTTAATAGAGGGTCTTGCAGAACCACAGTGCATCAACTTAAATGAGGGAGATGAAGCGCAATTTGAACGATTTGGCTTTGTCCGTTTAGATCAAAAAAATTCATATAAACTAAACTTTTACTTCACCCATAAATAA
- a CDS encoding LL-diaminopimelate aminotransferase, which produces MPVKINENYQLLKSSYIFAEINQRVEKFQNENPDADVIRMGIGDVTRPLPQAVIKEFHKAVDEMASSETFKGYGPEQGYSFLIKDIIENDFLPRGIEISEDEIFVSDGAKCDTGNIQEIFGLDNIVAVTDPVYPVYVETNVMAGRTGPMTADGKYEKLVYLPCTAENDFVPELPQERVDLIYLCFPNNPTGTSLNKEQLTKWVDYARENKSIILFDAAYEAYITEDDIPHSIYEIEGAKEVAVEFRSFSKNAGFTGTRCAYTVVPKEVMAYDEEGNPQPVKPLWNRRQTTKFNGVSYPVQKAASAVYTPEGQKEIAESINYYMKNATIIRESLLNIGLQIYGGVNSPYIWVKTPEGMDSWKFFDLLLEKANVAGTPGVGFGPSGEGYFRLTAFNTLENTKKAMQRISKLSI; this is translated from the coding sequence ATGCCTGTAAAAATTAATGAAAACTACCAACTACTCAAAAGCAGTTACATATTTGCTGAAATTAATCAAAGAGTTGAAAAATTCCAGAATGAAAATCCTGATGCAGATGTAATACGTATGGGGATAGGTGATGTTACCAGACCTCTGCCCCAAGCAGTTATTAAAGAATTCCATAAAGCTGTAGATGAAATGGCTAGTTCTGAAACATTTAAAGGGTATGGTCCAGAACAAGGATACTCTTTTTTAATAAAGGATATAATTGAAAATGATTTTTTACCAAGGGGAATTGAAATTTCAGAAGACGAAATATTTGTAAGTGATGGGGCCAAGTGTGATACAGGTAATATACAGGAAATATTTGGCTTAGACAACATTGTAGCTGTAACCGACCCAGTATACCCTGTTTATGTGGAAACTAATGTCATGGCTGGAAGAACTGGTCCTATGACTGCTGATGGAAAATATGAAAAACTGGTATATCTTCCCTGCACTGCAGAAAATGATTTCGTACCAGAACTTCCTCAAGAAAGGGTAGATCTTATCTATCTATGCTTCCCTAACAATCCTACTGGAACCAGTCTCAACAAGGAACAGTTAACTAAATGGGTGGATTATGCACGAGAAAATAAATCTATCATCCTATTTGATGCAGCTTACGAAGCATACATAACGGAGGACGATATTCCTCATAGTATTTATGAAATTGAAGGTGCTAAAGAGGTGGCTGTGGAGTTTCGTAGTTTCTCCAAAAATGCCGGATTTACAGGTACTCGGTGTGCCTATACTGTGGTTCCTAAAGAGGTCATGGCCTATGATGAAGAAGGTAACCCTCAACCAGTAAAACCCCTCTGGAACAGGAGGCAAACCACTAAATTCAATGGAGTATCTTATCCAGTTCAAAAAGCAGCAAGTGCAGTGTATACTCCTGAAGGACAAAAAGAAATAGCAGAATCAATAAATTACTACATGAAAAATGCCACTATAATCCGTGAAAGTCTTTTGAATATAGGACTTCAAATTTATGGGGGTGTAAACTCTCCTTATATCTGGGTTAAAACCCCGGAAGGAATGGATTCCTGGAAATTCTTTGATCTCTTATTGGAGAAAGCTAATGTGGCAGGAACTCCTGGTGTGGGCTTTGGTCCAAGTGGAGAAGGTTACTTCCGTCTTACGGCGTTTAATACATTGGAAAATACTAAAAAAGCCATGCAAAGGATATCTAAACTTTCCATCTAA
- a CDS encoding nitroreductase, with product MEEKEFYSTIFKRKSVRNYESIPIDENLLTEISRFMESLNPLDPEIKTEIKIISGEHVKSLIPQKKSPHYFAVFSETKEGYLTNIGFMMQQMDLFLSANGIGSCWQGIPKPTKEVLKSSNLHFVILMAFGNSKEDLHRTNISQFKRKSLDEITDIKGEEKLLEPVRIAPSATNSQPWYFTRDNEVIHAYCKKLNFLKAKLMAKWNKIDMGIALYHLTLSAEYQGKKAEIIYDKDVENNPPRGYYYIASVKIK from the coding sequence ATGGAAGAGAAAGAGTTTTATTCTACAATTTTTAAAAGAAAGTCTGTTAGAAATTATGAATCCATTCCCATTGATGAAAATCTGCTGACTGAAATTAGTAGATTTATGGAATCTCTAAATCCTCTCGATCCAGAGATAAAAACTGAAATAAAAATTATCTCTGGAGAGCATGTTAAAAGTTTAATTCCTCAAAAAAAGTCACCTCATTATTTTGCTGTCTTTTCTGAAACTAAAGAAGGATATTTAACTAACATAGGTTTTATGATGCAGCAGATGGATCTGTTTTTATCAGCAAACGGCATAGGAAGCTGCTGGCAAGGAATTCCAAAGCCCACCAAAGAAGTATTAAAAAGTTCGAATCTGCATTTTGTGATTTTAATGGCTTTCGGTAATTCTAAAGAGGATCTGCACCGTACTAATATTTCTCAATTTAAAAGGAAATCTTTAGATGAGATAACAGATATTAAAGGGGAAGAAAAACTTTTGGAACCGGTTCGTATTGCACCTTCGGCAACTAATAGTCAACCATGGTATTTTACTAGAGACAACGAAGTTATACACGCTTATTGTAAAAAATTAAACTTTTTAAAGGCAAAATTAATGGCCAAGTGGAATAAAATAGATATGGGCATAGCTTTATATCATTTAACCTTATCTGCTGAATACCAGGGAAAAAAAGCTGAAATAATTTATGATAAAGATGTCGAGAATAATCCTCCCCGGGGTTACTATTATATTGCCTCAGTAAAAATAAAATAA